CCTATTTCattcagataaaaataaaagagaattaGTAATACCTAATGATGACAATTTTATGTTCAAATTATTAACCACTCATTGCTAAACAAATTATCTAGGCCTAATGTTGATCGGATAATATGACTTTTATATCTCCAGCTCATGCACACTTCTTATAGGCGTAATAATTATCTCgtaattatatataatgatgAAAAGGGGTGTTTTTTTATACTCCATTACGTAGTACTGGAATCCAAACAAGTAAAtaaatggtaaaaataaaagaaaccaaaaagtTGATGTTACATGTTTAACTTTACGTGAGGGTTTATTGAAGAGTCAACAGAAATATACTACAGTATTTACATCATCAACACACAAGTCACGTAAAATTGTTTAGCCAAAATAAAATCAGGTAATAGTGTGATCACTATCATCCATCAAAGATTTTACTTGATTCgtttattttttgacaaaacaTAAATTTCCACAGTGTTTGTTTTTGGTTAGTTAACCAAAAGaaggaaaaataaaagttgTTTTGGTAGTTTTTGTTATAGCAAACTTTTAGACTCGATTCATTTTTGTTGGTAATTGCATTTTTACTTTTGAAACTATTCATTTTTACTGATTTTTAATTTGCAGCACAATAATAAGTTTTACTTTCCACCAGCCACAATaaacttaattaaatttttaaaaatttcgacctaaaatattcaaatgacaTTTCAGAAATTGCGACCTAAACTAGTGTCGCCCGTCAAAGTGTACGAAATTTGGGATCCCGGAACATCCAAGTTGGAAGACAACAATcagttcatgatttttttttccactaaaaatattagtttatttatattcttgatAAGATATTAACTCTTTCGACAAAGCAATCAAAACCAacttttgatttaaaataaaaacaaactatgACCAATGGATCCCTACTCGTAATACACTTTTAGCATATGCAAACACTTAGAGAGACTAATACAATTACATAACcaaagaaagaaacatatagtttaatatatttctcgtccctttattttttttacctgACAAATTTAAAGTAAAgacacagaaaaagaaaaggtaaCAACTATTAAAATCCATAAAGACCGACacagtttaaataaaatttgtataatgCAGCTGTTATCATTACACTActtaaatattgttttacttTAATATGGATTTATATTCTAAGAAATCGAGTCGAGTCGCCTTTGTTGATGGCTAGAGCAATCTTCAGTATCTGTATTTTACCAGATATTTGCTCCACTAGTCTAACAGTTAGATTTATGAGACACTGATTAAGCTATCCAGAAATGGCAGTTTACGAGTTCAGCCATTTCCATTTTAATAGTAACTCCAAATCAGTTTCATATGTTTctattttgaaatgttaagtTCATATTTATCTCATTCGTAGTAGCACATGTGGAATTCAAATTTACAGGctatttttttgtattgttatatttttatttattttatatattacaatcCATTATAGATCTTTTAATATAACAAGTTCTTAAGATCTTAAATTTGGGCAACACAATATTTTGATGTACGAAATTTAAGTCACTATTTTctggaagaaaaaaacactaacagtttttgtttattaataaaacaatgcTAGTATCAAACAGAGCATGTCCTAAAAATTTTAAGGCTAGAaggtaaacatgaaaaatggtcgaaaataaaaaaatatatgttggtGGGATTTAGAATCCCAGTTTGGATAAATGTGAAAGGGCTATTCAACTACTACACTAAACacagatttttgatttttgaggAAAAATGTGGTCGATTTTGTTGATATTAACAGGCGGTCGGAAGTCATTGCTTCTATTGTTTGGGTTGAGGGCCGGTTCTCCTATCAAATTGTAGTTACTACAGTATAATCACGACCTAGAAAGAATACATGGAAGTTCATTATTAGATAGCTTGAAACTACAATAACATTCACTAGATTTCATAGTTTGCTACAAAATACTTTGATTTACATAGagatttaatttgttttccACAATGCCATGGTGGGAGACTCAAACTAGAAGAGTCTCtttaataaaatcaagaaaaatCAAGAATGTTTTTAACGGTTGAGATAATAACTATTGAACCCATCGACTTCTTTTTCCCATCttgatattaatttatgataaaaCTCCTACAgcataataaatataatgtttcCGTTATATAAAGACCATCATAAGTTTCTTCATTAACCCACTTTTAAGTTTTCTTTAAATACCATCCCTTCAGCCTCAAGCACCACCCTCTCTTTCTCACACATAATGTATACACACGAGATGGAAGTTTGTTCAACAGTCACAACCAAGAAGCTCTCAAGACTCGCGAAGCTTATCCTCTTCACCATCCAGAGGGTCTCAGACGCCTCACGACACAAACTCCTCACAACTCTCGATCCTCAGCTACTCGCCAAACGTGGCAAGACCCTACGCAAGTCTCTGAACGACGCCGTATCAACTTCCCACTCCCGCATCACGTGCCGTCCTTCCGACTACGAAGACATCCAGTCTTCCTTCATCTCACCAGTCCCGATCCAGCTGGACTACGAGTTCAGCTGCAGCAGCACCCCACCGAGACGTTCCTACGCCTCAACCACCACCGGACGACGCAGCGGGTCACGCAAACCGCTTATCAACAAACGCCAACGCAACGCGTATGTCCGGTACAACACGCTCCCTAAGGTTCGAGATTCCGCCTGGGAACGACACGTGGCAGCGGCCGTGATTCCTGACGTAGCTAGCAGTACCGGAACTATGGAAAGTGGCCACGTGGACAGAGCAGCGGAGGAGTTTATACAGAGGTTCCATAGACAGCTGAGGTTGCAGAGGTGGATGATGGCTCAGGAGGTTTAGAAAACTTTTGATTCAGCGTCACTTTTGTTACACCAAAATATATCAATCTATCTAGAAAATACTAGTATAATAGGTAACTGTCGTAGTTTTGTTTTGACTTTCTAGTTTGGTATATATTTCccaagttttttcttttttgttttattgttttggtttgtgTAATTTTAGAATCCATGATCGGGTTTTGGATCTGTTTGGATGAAACTGTAAGAAAGTTAATCTTCAAAATAGCTCTTTTGTGTGTATATCAGcgcatatatatgaaaatatctttGCATAATTTTGGACAGATTAACGACTACTTGTGCGTCTAGTGAATATCAACGTTTAAATTACCACTAACGTTCGAGTTACTGCCCTTGCAGAGATGCATACAGGATCAAATTATTTACTATTGAATTGGCCTTGTATTTGGCACGTTTACGTGCGTTATTTACATATTACGTTTTTATATACGTTTTTTATTGGTCCTTAACTCTGTGAACTTATgatgaataatatatattcttttaatatgCTTCGGCTATGCGTAAACATAAACGACAAAATTTGTAATCTAAGTGATGTTGAAAATGATCCATATCGTTGTAGATCTATCTACcctataataatatatactacTTCGGTTTCATTGAAAATACAGCAGTGATAAACATTTAGTCTCTACTAAGCCAATATTGTACTAAGATTGGTCGTCTAGCAAGTCAAAAGTTACTGTAAAAGCTTTCTCCAAATTTCTCGGCAAAGACGAAGTATGACATCTCTATACCAAATCCCACTAAAAATCTAGAGGGTTGGATCTTATAGAACTCTATGTTTTGTTTAGTCATCATAGTATATAAAAGGGAAGGAGAGGAACAACAACAATTAAGATGAAACAAAATAAGGAAGTCAATGCGAACTTTTTAAAGAATGACTTTGGAAAAGTTTCTGGAATTTCTGATGAAATAATAGTCTCATTTAGCTGGGTTCTCATATATAGCTATAGATGTTGATATTATTGCAAACTAACAGTTACTGAATGGAAACATAATTATGTAGCAATCCATTTGGAATGTTTAACCATGATCCCTTATATGAATCCATGTATCGGTTTTGTTTGTGTATT
This region of Raphanus sativus cultivar WK10039 unplaced genomic scaffold, ASM80110v3 Scaffold2414, whole genome shotgun sequence genomic DNA includes:
- the LOC130505603 gene encoding uncharacterized protein LOC130505603, whose protein sequence is MYTHEMEVCSTVTTKKLSRLAKLILFTIQRVSDASRHKLLTTLDPQLLAKRGKTLRKSLNDAVSTSHSRITCRPSDYEDIQSSFISPVPIQLDYEFSCSSTPPRRSYASTTTGRRSGSRKPLINKRQRNAYVRYNTLPKVRDSAWERHVAAAVIPDVASSTGTMESGHVDRAAEEFIQRFHRQLRLQRWMMAQEV